A stretch of the Marasmius oreades isolate 03SP1 chromosome 8, whole genome shotgun sequence genome encodes the following:
- a CDS encoding uncharacterized protein (CAZy:GH1), whose amino-acid sequence MRTRSRIICSFAVLLFCTLNGYAQESTAVVSPISSSSVSQSTSLVSSRPTSTGTLTSSASATTSQATTTVINPTSTGTLTSSASATTSQATTTVINQSQGASFPPVGSIPREYSPENLDRFWAIVGEVEAPPFTTTPVPKTPIALPTPPPQLYPSFFSPAPKDILPDLKFPKGFLFGLDTAAFQVEGAVKDEGKGPTMWDWATRQPNAVIDNTTGDITDLQYFLYKEDTARVTPLGVNAHSFSISWSRIFPFGTADSPVNQAGLDHYSDLIDYSIEQGVEPVVTLFHWDTPLPLQSFYGGFTSGEIVNDFVHYAKTVFKAYNGRVKTWYTFNEPRVYCGQIASYPFDVTLAPGVNVSTAPYQCSYNLIRAHARAVKAFREMGIQGEIAFKNDDFIGPPWRINSTEDAEASERHTAFQIGVFSDPIYKTGDWPKILTDTLPPSYLPRLNESEKRDILGSADFFAIDSYRVQLISAPRDAGGIRGCVADESHPLWPTCNEIMSFDTGGWSVGVSADPAAPWLQATPGLLRGALREMQKRWPTKKMYISEFGFVEPFEGTRQPQELFQIKEDVARTNYFMTYLGEILLAIHEDKLPIAGAFAWSMVDNIEWGSGLSTRFGIQYVDDTTLERSYKRSAFALAEFFKAHLQ is encoded by the exons ATGAGGACGCGCTCTCGGATCATATGCAGCTTTGCAGTGTTACTCTTCTGTACCTTGAATGGGTATGCTCAAGAAAGCACCGCCGTAGTCTCTCCaatttcatcctcttctgtATCCCAATCCACTTCTCTGGTTTCGTCCAGACCTACCTCCACAGGTACTCTGACCTCCAGTGCTTCGGCTACAACCAGTCAAGCCACAACCACGGTCATAAATCCTACCTCCACAGGTACTCTGACCTCCAGTGCTTCGGCTACAACCAGTCAAGCCACAACCACGGTCATAAATCAATCACAGGGTGCGTCTTTTCCTCCTGTAGGGTCAATACCCCGGGAGTACTCTCCCGAGAATCTGGATAGATTTTGGGCAATA GTGGGTGAAGTCGAAGCCCCACCTTTCACAACCACACCTGTCCCAAAGACCCCCATCGCGCTCCCCACACCACCGCCCCAGCTTTATCCCTCGTTCTTCTCCCCAGCACCAAAAGATATCCTCCCAGACCTCAAGTTCCCTAAAGGATTCTTGTTTGGCTTGGACACAGCTGCGTTCCAGGTTGAAGGTGCTGTGAAAGATGAGGGTAAAGGCCCGACGATGTGGGATTGGGCAACTCGTCAACCGAACGCGGTCATTGATAATACGACTG GTGATATCACGGATCTGCAGTACTTTCTCTACAAAGAAGATACCGCAAGGGTTACGCCTTTAGGCGTGAATGCACACTCTTTCTC AATCTCCTGGTCTagaatctttccgtttgggACAGCAGATTCTCCGGTGAATCAAGCAGGGTTGGATCATTACTCAGACC TCATCGATTATTCTATTGAACAAGGTGTTGAACCAGTGGTAACCCTAT TCCATTGGGATACTCCCCTCCCCCTGCAATCTTTCTATGGTGGTTTCACCTCCGGAGAAATTGTCAACGACTTCGTCCA TTATGCCAAAACAGTCTTCAAGGCCTACAATGGACGCGTTAAGACCTG GTATACATTCAACGAGCCTCGTGTCTATTGTGGTCAAATTGCCAGTTACCCGTTTG ACGTCACTTTGGCACCGGGCGTAAATGTATCGACCGCACCATACCAGTGTTCATACAACCTGA TACGAGCTCACGCTAGAGCCGTTAAGG CTTTCAGAGAAATGGGAATACAAGGCGAAATCGCATTCAAGAACGACGATTTCAT CGGCCCCCCTTGGCGCATCAACTCCACCGAAGACGCAGAAGCATCCGAACGCCACACTGCCTTCCAAATCGGCGTCTTCTCCGACCCTATCTACAAAACGGGCGACTGGCCCAAAATCCTCACAGACACCTTACCCCCTTCCTACCTCCCCCGGCTAAACGAATCAGAAAAACGGGACATACTGGGTTCAGCGGATTTCTTCGCTATTGATTCGTACCGTGTTCAACTAATATCTGCACCGAGGGATGCGGGGGGGATTCGGGGGTGTGTTGCAGACGAGAGTCATCCGTTGTGGCCGACGTGTAATGAAATTATGAGTTTTGATACGGGTGGATGGAGTGTTGGGGTTAGTGCCGATCCTGCTGCTCCGTGGCTTCAGGCTACGCCGGGGTTGTTGAGGGGGGCGTTGAGGGAGATGCAAAAGCGGTGGCCGACGAAGAAGATG TACATCTCCGAGTTTGGCTTTGTTGAGCCGTTTGAAGGGACTAGACAACCGCAAGAGCTGTTCCAAATCAAAGAGGATGTGGCAAGAACGA ACTACTTTATGACATACCTCGGAGAGATTCTTCTCGCGATTCATGAAGATAAACTCCCGATTGCTGGGgcatttgcttggt CTATGGTCGATAATATAGAGTGGGGTTCAGGATTGAGCACGAG GTTCGGGATTCAATATGTCGATGATACGACACTGGAGAGGTCTTACAAACGTTCGGCATTTGCTCTTG CGGAATTCTTCAAAGCTCACCTACAGTAA